The Glycine soja cultivar W05 chromosome 15, ASM419377v2, whole genome shotgun sequence region TGTGATGTGATAGACAATTCGTGTATCATTACTTCTAATCATAGTTTTCATGAACACACTAAACTTATTGAAATTGACTATCACATTGTTCAAAGAAGTAAAGTGGCTAGATTATTTCATTTGATTCCATCTCCATTCATGATTAGCTTCtgtttttcatcattttctctCCAAGCGGTTTAGTTGAGGCCCTGGAAAAACTCCCTTTCTTTATTAAGTTCCTTTTCGACAATAATCCGACACCTTAACAGAACTTGCTTCTATAGAACTGTTCAGAGCATTgagcctcttttttttttttccttttccaatTACTGTTGTAGTCTAGTATTGAAAAGAATAAGTAACGTATTAAAATGTTAAATGGTTTGTATGTAGTCTTTAATTGGTTCACAAAAAAAGATACATGCAAGCAATTCCTTGCGGAACTCTTAACAGATATAATTTTGCTGAAAAACAATGACTTGTAGATTCACCTCCCCTAAAGTGAGAAGACAAAATTATATCCATACATGATTTGAATTAAagtattttatgaatttaaccAACTTCAAGTCAAGGGTGGATGTACTCTTATCCTCTTACTACACATTTTCTTACTTTATACAAATTCCTTcataagaaaaaactaaaattcatCAAACTTCTTCCATGGTTGCATTTGGTAATTATGTGTATGAATGAACAGAAAACTACTTTTTCGTTTATATTTTTGCCTATAAAGCAAACCTCACTTTATTACTTTCCATTCAAGtacataaataaatcaaataataaatatccGAAACATGAAcagatatacatatatacaaatTTTTGCAGTCAGTGGAAGTGAAGCCTTGTTCCCCTTCACAACATTAATTTATAGACAATGAGGTGGACCAGCAGAATCTACACGGCAGTTAGAAGTATCTTGGACGCTGGGAGGCATATGTTCCTGAATACGGCATGTTATTAGGTGAACTTCCATAAGAAGGTCTTGGAGTCAGTGTCCCATATGGGGAAAGTGAATCTGAGATAAGATACTAACAGATAAGGattgtattaattaaaaaatgtcaaaaagatGGAAGAGTGCAACTACCAAATAACGTCGGGAAGCGAGTATGCAGTTCAGGCCGGAAACCTCTGTAGGAATGGCTGGAATCCTCTTTAGGATAAGGTTCATTACGAGTTGCCCTTGCCCTTGCTATTGGAGAGGATTCATTCATGCCACTCCTGTAGGCATCAGGATAAGGTTCAGTATGAGTGCTATAATCGAAAGACATTGACCTTGCAATTGCTATTGGAGAGGGTTCATTCATGCGACTCCTGTAGGCATCAGGAAAAGCATCACGGAAAATCATATTGTTCTCTACAATGTTTGGCCTATATGGGCCACGCACAACAGAGCTGTTGTAATTCCGCATATCACCAGTCGGAATAGCACCGTAAGTTTGATTATAACCGGCAATATCTCTAGCAAAACAATTTGATTCATTATTGTAATAAGGTTCACAAGGAGAGGCTGCTCTGGCAACATGCGGAATTTGACATCCTGGATATACTCCAGAAAATGAATTCATACCCCCATTTGCATTAACCTATGAACAGTTATTCCACCCAGGTATCAGTGTCGTTGCCACAAAAACAGAATAAATGAGTTGGATAAGGTTTCAATTAGAAATATCTAAAATGGGCAAACCTGACTAACTTGACCAGGCATCCCATAGTTGGGTGGAGCGATGGGAGAATAAGAGCCAGGCTGGTGAAGACCACTGCCTGAACCAAAGTGCATAGTTGTTGTTTTTACCAAAAGAGCATTGTTGTTAAGATCATTAAAAAGTAGTACTATTAAATAACACAAACATACTGCAAGGTAAACAAATAACCGTGTGTAGATAAAAACCTGTGAGACTTCTTTTATTTGGTAAATTCGAACCAGCAAAAGACTCAAAAGAACCTCCAGGGGGTAATGTTGATGAGTTATTACTAGATATATATGCAAGATTCTGCTTCATCTGATCCAAATATTTCTGAGACTCGCCTCGGTTCAGTTCTACAAACATTAccttaaaatacaaattaaagattTAGGCAGAATATGAATTGGACTTGTAGTACTGTTATGATTCACAATCACAGTATCAAAACTACCAAAGTTGTAAACTAGGTTGCTAAATACCTGATCAAAAAATTCATCTGAACGAGGCATATCCTTGCTTTTAGGCAGAACATAATTAGCTGCCACaaccataaacaaaataaataggcCATTAGAAGActgtaagttaagaaaaataatgaacttAAAACCATCAGATAACATGtaaaggaaatgaaaaaaaaaaaaaaactaacagtaCCTATCATTTTATTCACAGCATCAGGTGGCACTTCTTTCCCCATTTCTGTAAATCTTTTATCAGACCGTATCTTGAGCTCATCTGGCTTTGGGAATACAACAACAGCAATCTGGAAcagacaaaaaattatattaccaAACAAAATAGAATATTTGTCTTCCAAGCTCCAACAATCAGATAAATAGCTACCTTCTGATAATCAGCAAATGGCTCAAGTTTACGCTTACGTGCACTTTTATAGACATTTGTCTGGTCAATTATATAATTGCGAGGTATATTAGCTGCCCTGGATAGCAGTATATTGAAAATTCGAGTTGCCCTATCCATCAAAAGATCAAATCTTTCACCATAGTTGTTTCTCCGCAATAGTCCAGGTACCTGCACAACATTGACTTTCAACAAAAACTACAAACAGAAAGCAATaatcacaagtcacaacattGAGCCAAGCAAAGCACAAACCTTCATCTGATCAAGAATTGAATTTGTCCCAAGCAACACATAACGCTTCTCTGGATGATCTTTTACCCATTTTTCTGCCCATGTAGTCTTGCCTGAAGCTGGTAACCCCACCATCATTATCACTTCACAATCCCTTGGTTCAGAAAAAGAAGGTCCCATAACTATGTTTCCATCCTCCATAGCCGAGGCCCAAGGTTTGAACCCATCTTCAGGAACAAGTCCATCTTTGACACTGAACTGCATCTGGACCACAACATTTTTCAACAGCACATGCGGAAAAAGGGCCGATGTCCATTGTAAATTCCCGGGAGGAGAATCCACCACTCCAAGGCGAGCCGCATCAAATTGAGTTGCAGCACCCAACCATTTCCCATTCTTGGAGAAACCAATAGAAGCCAGTGGTCTGCTTTCAAGGTCGAGGTCAACGCAACAAACTATTGTATCACCAACACCAAACTTGTCACCAAAATCTAAGAATCTTCCACAGTTCGAAAACTTGCCCGTGCCACCATATCCAAAGCTCTGCCTGGACTCCCCTAGGTTTCCAACCGCATTGTCCCCTCTGGAAATCCCGAGGCGACAAATATGCTGCTGCTCAGGGGCCGTGTCCTGCATGTTAACCGTCTGTGCAGAAACAACTTTGCAGGCAAAACAATATCTACCTCTGGTTATTCCCACGTTAGCTCGGGCACCGGACCAGCAATAAGCAAACCCTTCCTCATGAAGGCCATATCCAACATGTCCATTGCCATCAATATGGAAATCTAGCAATAAATCATAAAACTATTAACTTGCCAAAGGTAACAGataaatgagttagacaaagaaaacaataaaatatttgactATTTTGCATATAACTAAGTATTGATAGCTCGAGAAAATATTATGACGTTATAAATTCACAAAACCCTAAACCACTTCCCCCTAAGAGACCAATAACTAGCGATCCTTTCAAATTCTATCAATTTTAAGTATTCAGCGTCTAATTTTTTACAGTGCCTCGGATAAGATGTTAGGTTTTCAATGAAAACAAGTAACAAGAATGATAGTGAAGTGAGAATGAATACCCAAGTCACAGTCCGCAGGATTGAGAAAAACACGAAGAGAAGAAGGGGATGCAtcagattcagattcagatTCCTTCGATTTCTTGGAGAACGAGTGAGGATCGTCGTCTTCCTCCGCGAAATGCCTTTTGTTCGAAGCCATTGTTATTTGTTAAGGACAGGCGCCAAAACATTAAAATCCAGAGCCACATGCATTTTATACTCACTGGGCACTAAGATACTACGATCCTTCATATTTGGGCTTAGCCCGCTAATCCAATTAGAGAAAGGGTATTGCTTTTAAcactttttctttcctattaacacctcaatttttaattttaaatgatgtttggtttcttatttctaggaattaaaatttgaaagaacaaaaattTTTCATCCGATGAAACGTttcaaatttttagaatttaaatcccaaaaaagtaaaaaataaattacgtattttaatagtttaatttatGGAAGTCGTTTCTGCTTGAGATTATTATTGTTGAGTTCATTGTTAATAATAGTTGCTGtagaaacaaatatataattaaattattggaTATATAAAATAGGAGAATAAATACtacctattttttatgtttcttttatgaTACAACTTCAATTCAtcggtgaaaaaaaattaaatgaattccTCCTTCTTTAATTTCTCTATTATGATGAAATATCActgaattataaatattttgtgaatctTGTGTAATTTAGTACAAATTCAATTCAcctaaaagaaacataaaaaaataggtaGCTTTGTACCATTATCCATTCCCCATGCACTGTGAAAAACTTAATGAGAAAGATTATAATCATGTCTTCACTCAGGAATCCTAACAAGCAAAgcttttatgtttttcattccCCAAAATTATTCACAATTTAAAACTTCCACATCTGTGCACCATGATAATGATATGGCAATTCACTTCCCTCACTCGTTGGTAATAGTAACTAACAGGCAATGTTagagaaaaaagtaaaattaatttcttcatcAATTTCTCTATTAAGAGGAAATTTCACAGAATTACAAACATTTAGTGAATTGAATCTTCTACAACAATATATGCAGAGAGAAAGTCAGAAAAactattaaagaaaaattgaaactttattattttattaagataggACAAAATATATCATTATCAACTGTATGCCCCCATATTTATCAAAGTAGAAGGTTCAAAAATTGTCCTCCAaacaaaatctttaaaatatatatattttctatttgccTATCTATGTGTACATGAAAATTAAAGATTTCATACCAAACTCAATCTTCAACGATGGATTTGAAGAAATAACtaataaattgtaaaaatttaaCGTGTGAAACAAAATAGGTCACTAACTCTTTCTAAGTAGATCTCAAATCCTCTCTAACCAAAGGAAGTAATGTCCATCCAACGTAATCTATAACCAATAATCATTATCCTTAGTTGTCCTTCATAGCTCACTATTCTTCatccatgaaagcaaacaagaCCTGCGAGATGTTGGCATCCAACTTCTTCCCATTCAACCTTGACTTTGACTTTTCTTTCGTTAATGGCACATTTGGAGcttcatttttcttaaatcCATTTGTATCCTCAAAATCAAATggattaagaaaaacaaaagttttcTCCTTTGGTGTACTGACATCAAAATGCAATTTCTTAGCCATCAAAATATGCAATAAACAATATAGTTACTgattagaataatcaaattacaaACACATCAATAATGCAATTAACCTCGAGTTACTCCACTTCTCTAATAGTTCTTGACACATTAAAAAGCTGCTTCAAATCTTCATGGTCCACACCACACGACACTCGAACCTGCaattaagaaaatagaaaacacgCTTAAAAACGAAAACTTATAAACACTCAAAATGCAAGCTTGAAATTCACtcaaataaaacagaaaattttataattaccaAAATATCTCGAGGAAGGGTTTCAAGTAGAGACCTCTCAGAGTTGAGGAAATTCTGCCGTTGCACATTCTCTTCACTTGGGGAGAAACTTCCACATCATTGAAAACTACAATCCTTTTTCTTCTCGGTGTTAGAGTATAAATGTAACCGTCAAGTCCAATGACATGTTTTCAAGTGTAAATTTACCAAGAAAAAACACACCTTTTTATACCTATGAGATATATATCTAAATATTTTAGAACATAAGATTTTGTATTGTGATTTATACAGCAGGAACATTCAAATTTATTAGTAGGATCATAATTTTATCAAGATCTATCACATCGAAAGGTAGGATGAAAATCATCGCAGTTACCAAAGAGAATTCTACTCAAGTTTAGTCTTGGAGTAGAATATGATTGAAAAGATGTATTGTTCTTTTAgtgatcatatatttttttatgtatatccAAAGGCTCCCTCATTTTCAAGTAGTCCTGTGGAAGCTTGTATCAATTCACCCCTTccctaaagatttttttattttatagtatttGAACCAGAAAACTAGCTTAATGCTTCACTAAACCATTACACTTGAGTTTACAGTTACAAATAGAACAACAATTCCACAGAATTAGCACTTTACCATTACAATATCTTTAATCGCAACAGCAGAAAAAGGTGGCAAGGAGCAAGTACATTTTACTCCTGTATAAACTAAATTACAAGGTATGTAGACATAAAACAGAACAAGCTCTACATTCTACACCATAGACCTTAATTCCAagcatgaaacaacctgaattcTTGTGCTGATAACTGTGTATGGTGATTCCTTTTCCTAAGAAACTTTGAAAATCTAATTGAATAACTTGAAGGTAATTGATCCCGATGCTATCCTTCTAACCATATTGTACTAAAatatcataagtttttttttatgaaatttttactATGTATTAtctaattcttatattttttttttatattctacaAACATATATCCTTAATTAGTCATCATCCATCCAAACTCTACACTAACCAATCTTTTGAATGGGATGGATGTACAAGACTACGATCAGCCGTATGTTCAAATAAAACCATTTTCACTTCCGGCGATGCTTtccaaaagtaaaaaagatgACTATATTTGGGTCCATCTGCTCTCCATAACTTAATAGGACCACTCTTTGGTGAGACAAGAATTAGAGCCTCCAAATGGGTTGCTTTATTCTGAAGGATCTTTACCAGTTGAAGTTCAGACTGTAGAAACTTGAACCCTTAAGCTTAATAAATTTGAGCCGATCAAAGTAGTGATCAAAATTTTCCAGCTTAGGCTTCTGATGCAATTCCCAATACGGTCCACATTCAAAACTGCAATCATCCATCTACAATATAGTTTAAAGTCAGctttaagacaaaaataaatcaaagtCATTACAAGgattagataaaatataaaatcaaaagacTTGCATAATTTACAcatgattataaatatataaaataaatgtaatatttttattaaagtaaatctaataataaaatataattcttattATTAAGATTTTATATACATCAGTGGTTAAGGATAATTTATTATCCGTAATCATCAATGTATACACTTTTTTGTTAgtgaatttatattaattaagaagtAAGTAAAAGCACAATCTTATGAATGGAAATCGAACAGTGAAAAACTTCTATCATTACCAGGGAAACTAATCAACAACCCTGATCATCTTTAAGACTGAGCAGGAACGAAATACaacaaagagaaaaggataatCTATTATTCCTAACTGgatgaaatattaattagaatGTAATTAAAGATCGTATCAATAGGCAACTAGTAGTTATTATTTGGGGACTAATTAATTAGTAGTTGTATACTCACATCGATGAATAATTTCTCTAGAATCAGACAATGTTTCGTTaacatgataataataatatcatacgGATTACAAAAAAGTCCTCCATCCATTATTAAGTGAAGCTCCCGAAGATTTAAGAAATTGTAGCACATGCAATTCTCCAAAAATTGCATGGCGAAACTTAGCCGATAAAGCCTGAATTccaattattaaaaagaaagtcGCCATCGTCAATCtatcataaaaaagaataaaatttgtgtGGATATGGTTTTAGTGTCATTCTTTAACCAGAATTAAAGTTAATTTACAtagttaattcatttaattctcTAATAATACATTTATAGTTTTATTACACATGTTACCGAAGtgaaactttaattttgattagagAATAATACTAACATCTAAGAAACtgtatttgtatttaattttgtcCTACAAACatgatttaaaattgaataaaacgACAAAGAATAAACTAGCTAGAAACAAAAATATCTATGCTCGGGAAAGTCCAGTGCAGTGAAGCCTTTCATCCGTGAGCGGGACAGTGATCAACCCAGAACCTGATGAAAATATTTAGGGACATTGGACTTTGTTTTATAGCTGAACAACACACATGAAATTAATGATGTTACCTTAAACGTTGTTTTTGTAGCAGGTTGAATATATGGAACAACACACTTTGGAATAAATATGCATGCAGTTGCGCTCACTCGCACCGGTTACAGAAAATCAGTGACGTGGCCTTCATATTCTGCTAGTCAAACGCATGAAACGACATGTGCTTCAAATCGAGGCTATGTCGTTTCACTATCTGCATGCTTTTGCATTGGCACGTCTTTTGCTCCAACCAAGATTGAATGGCAAGGAGTCACACTATTAGTGCCCCTGAGCTGTTTACTCACTCTGCTCATTTgaattcttttacaattttcaaaatctttgtttcaGCCATTAATGTTTAAATTACCAAGTTCTCATTTGTTAATGTCAAATGTATGCAgcctaattaatttaattacatatatCTTA contains the following coding sequences:
- the LOC114386411 gene encoding heterogeneous nuclear ribonucleoprotein U-like protein 1 isoform X2: MASNKRHFAEEDDDPHSFSKKSKESESESDASPSSLRVFLNPADCDLDFHIDGNGHVGYGLHEEGFAYCWSGARANVGITRGRYCFACKVVSAQTVNMQDTAPEQQHICRLGISRGDNAVGNLGESRQSFGYGGTGKFSNCGRFLDFGDKFGVGDTIVCCVDLDLESRPLASIGFSKNGKWLGAATQFDAARLGVVDSPPGNLQWTSALFPHVLLKNVVVQMQFSVKDGLVPEDGFKPWASAMEDGNIVMGPSFSEPRDCEVIMMVGLPASGKTTWAEKWVKDHPEKRYVLLGTNSILDQMKVPGLLRRNNYGERFDLLMDRATRIFNILLSRAANIPRNYIIDQTNVYKSARKRKLEPFADYQKIAVVVFPKPDELKIRSDKRFTEMGKEVPPDAVNKMIANYVLPKSKDMPRSDEFFDQVMFVELNRGESQKYLDQMKQNLAYISSNNSSTLPPGGSFESFAGSNLPNKRSLTGSGLHQPGSYSPIAPPNYGMPGQVSQVNANGGMNSFSGVYPGCQIPHVARAASPCEPYYNNESNCFARDIAGYNQTYGAIPTGDMRNYNSSVVRGPYRPNIVENNMIFRDAFPDAYRSRMNEPSPIAIARSMSFDYSTHTEPYPDAYRSGMNESSPIARARATRNEPYPKEDSSHSYRGFRPELHTRFPTLFGTYASQRPRYF
- the LOC114386411 gene encoding heterogeneous nuclear ribonucleoprotein U-like protein 1 isoform X1; the encoded protein is MASNKRHFAEEDDDPHSFSKKSKESESESDASPSSLRVFLNPADCDLDFHIDGNGHVGYGLHEEGFAYCWSGARANVGITRGRYCFACKVVSAQTVNMQDTAPEQQHICRLGISRGDNAVGNLGESRQSFGYGGTGKFSNCGRFLDFGDKFGVGDTIVCCVDLDLESRPLASIGFSKNGKWLGAATQFDAARLGVVDSPPGNLQWTSALFPHVLLKNVVVQMQFSVKDGLVPEDGFKPWASAMEDGNIVMGPSFSEPRDCEVIMMVGLPASGKTTWAEKWVKDHPEKRYVLLGTNSILDQMKVPGLLRRNNYGERFDLLMDRATRIFNILLSRAANIPRNYIIDQTNVYKSARKRKLEPFADYQKIAVVVFPKPDELKIRSDKRFTEMGKEVPPDAVNKMIANYVLPKSKDMPRSDEFFDQVMFVELNRGESQKYLDQMKQNLAYISSNNSSTLPPGGSFESFAGSNLPNKRSLTGSGLHQPGSYSPIAPPNYGMPGQVSQVNANGGMNSFSGVYPGCQIPHVARAASPCEPYYNNESNCFARDIAGYNQTYGAIPTGDMRNYNSSVVRGPYRPNIVENNMIFRDAFPDAYRSRMNEPSPIAIARSMSFDYSTHTEPYPDAYRSGMNESSPIARARATRNEPYPKEDSSHSYRGFRPELHTRFPTLFDSLSPYGTLTPRPSYGSSPNNMPYSGTYASQRPRYF